One genomic region from Leptolyngbyaceae cyanobacterium JSC-12 encodes:
- a CDS encoding ABC-type antimicrobial peptide transport system, ATPase component (IMG reference gene:2510098530~PFAM: ABC transporter), with product MAAMIWMEEIRKTYQLGEVTVPVLKGIDLTIEEGEYVSIMGVSGSGKSTLMNIIGCLDRPSQGHYILEGKNLITLANDELAYIRNQRIGFVFQQFNLLPRATALENVMLPMVYANVARKRRQERAIAALERVGLGNHLHNRPSQLSGGQQQRVAIARALVNRPALVLADEPTGALDTETSHEVMRLLTELNQQGITIVIVTHEPDIAAQTNRIIRVQDGLIVK from the coding sequence ATGGCAGCAATGATTTGGATGGAAGAAATTCGCAAAACCTATCAACTTGGCGAAGTGACGGTGCCAGTTTTGAAAGGCATTGATTTAACCATTGAGGAGGGGGAGTATGTTTCGATTATGGGCGTATCCGGTTCAGGGAAGTCTACATTAATGAATATTATTGGCTGTTTGGATCGTCCATCTCAGGGGCATTATATCCTGGAAGGTAAAAATCTCATTACCTTGGCTAATGATGAGTTAGCCTATATTCGTAATCAGCGAATTGGCTTCGTCTTTCAACAATTCAACTTATTGCCACGCGCAACAGCGCTAGAAAATGTAATGTTACCGATGGTGTATGCCAACGTGGCTCGCAAACGTCGCCAGGAACGGGCGATCGCCGCATTAGAGCGAGTTGGGTTAGGTAATCACTTGCATAACCGTCCCAGTCAACTTTCTGGAGGGCAGCAACAACGAGTCGCGATCGCCCGTGCTCTGGTCAATCGTCCGGCACTGGTTCTGGCAGATGAACCCACTGGTGCACTTGACACTGAAACCTCTCACGAAGTTATGCGTCTGCTAACAGAACTCAACCAGCAAGGCATTACCATCGTCATTGTGACCCACGAACCCGATATTGCAGCCCAAACAAATCGCATCATCCGGGTACAGGACGGATTGATTGTGAAATAA
- a CDS encoding HIT family hydrolase, diadenosine tetraphosphate hydrolase (IMG reference gene:2510098532~PFAM: HIT domain), with translation MSAAAETIFSKIIRKEIPADIVYEDNLAIAFKDVNPQAPVHILVIPKEPIAKLADAEAKDHALMGHLLLTAKRVAEQAGLDNGYRVVINSGADGGQTVYHLHLHILGGRQMQWPPG, from the coding sequence ATGAGTGCAGCCGCCGAAACCATTTTCAGCAAGATTATTCGCAAGGAAATTCCTGCTGATATCGTATATGAAGACAATCTAGCGATCGCTTTCAAAGATGTGAACCCCCAAGCCCCTGTTCACATCCTTGTCATTCCTAAAGAACCGATCGCCAAACTTGCCGACGCTGAAGCCAAAGATCACGCTCTCATGGGGCATCTGCTCCTGACTGCCAAACGAGTTGCCGAGCAAGCCGGACTCGACAATGGCTATCGAGTCGTGATCAACTCCGGAGCCGACGGTGGGCAAACTGTGTATCACCTGCACCTCCATATCCTCGGTGGGCGGCAGATGCAATGGCCCCCAGGCTAA
- a CDS encoding DNA replication and repair protein RecR (IMG reference gene:2510098533~PFAM: Toprim domain; RecR protein~TIGRFAM: recombination protein RecR) — protein MPGVGPKTAQRLALHIIKRPEEEVKALAMALMEAKTQVGFCSVCFHLSADPVCEICRAPNRENATLCVVADSKDVIALEKTREYRGKYHVLGGLISPMDGIGPDQLHIQPLVRRVSQQKIEEVIIAISPSVEGETTTLYVGQLLKPFTKVTRIAFGLPMGGDLEYADEVTLARALEGRRELD, from the coding sequence TTGCCAGGAGTCGGTCCGAAAACGGCTCAAAGGTTAGCGTTGCACATCATTAAACGCCCAGAAGAAGAAGTCAAAGCCTTAGCGATGGCGTTGATGGAAGCTAAAACGCAGGTAGGATTTTGCTCAGTGTGCTTTCACCTCTCAGCCGATCCCGTCTGCGAAATCTGCCGTGCGCCTAATCGGGAAAATGCAACTCTCTGCGTGGTTGCTGACTCTAAAGATGTAATTGCGCTGGAGAAAACCCGTGAATATCGCGGCAAGTATCATGTGTTGGGCGGACTCATTTCTCCCATGGATGGAATCGGTCCCGATCAACTCCATATTCAACCGCTGGTGCGACGAGTGAGCCAGCAGAAGATTGAAGAAGTGATCATTGCCATCAGCCCCAGTGTGGAGGGGGAAACCACAACGCTTTATGTGGGGCAGCTCTTAAAGCCTTTTACCAAGGTTACCCGCATTGCCTTTGGGCTGCCGATGGGTGGCGATTTAGAGTATGCCGATGAGGTAACGCTGGCACGCGCCCTGGAAGGACGACGGGAATTAGATTAA
- a CDS encoding response regulator with CheY-like receiver, AAA-type ATPase, and DNA-binding domains (IMG reference gene:2510098534~PFAM: Response regulator receiver domain) translates to MASHKILVIDDSNVIRNMVRDMLPKGNFEVLEAKDGLQGLNLIRQERPNLIMLDFLLPKMSGWEVFQQIQSSQELQAIPLVLMSGRKEEVTEKLQEPFEYFEFVQKPFDQRELIEAIKSAMAKAKRRPVVAAPVAATTADIGATGSSADVQALNEKIARMQAEIDGLKKQMGQILAFIKQKLK, encoded by the coding sequence GTGGCTAGTCACAAAATCTTGGTTATTGACGACAGCAACGTGATTCGCAATATGGTTCGCGACATGCTGCCAAAAGGTAACTTTGAAGTTCTAGAGGCAAAAGATGGACTTCAAGGACTGAATCTGATTCGTCAAGAACGCCCCAACCTGATCATGTTGGACTTCTTGTTGCCCAAAATGAGCGGGTGGGAAGTATTCCAGCAAATCCAATCGAGTCAGGAACTGCAAGCAATTCCGTTGGTGCTGATGTCGGGACGCAAAGAAGAAGTCACCGAAAAGCTGCAGGAGCCATTTGAATATTTTGAATTTGTGCAAAAACCTTTTGACCAGCGCGAACTCATCGAAGCCATTAAATCGGCAATGGCAAAGGCGAAGCGGCGTCCTGTGGTGGCGGCTCCGGTAGCTGCGACAACAGCAGATATCGGTGCAACTGGATCTTCAGCCGATGTGCAAGCATTGAACGAGAAGATCGCCAGAATGCAGGCAGAGATTGATGGCTTGAAGAAGCAAATGGGGCAGATTCTCGCGTTTATCAAGCAAAAACTGAAGTAG
- a CDS encoding lipoate synthase (IMG reference gene:2510098535~PFAM: Radical SAM superfamily~TIGRFAM: lipoate synthase), whose amino-acid sequence MSVETNSLEISSSKGDRAELVHLPEWLRRPVGKASELSTVQQIIKQRQIHTICEEGRCPNRAECYAQGTATFLLMGPTCTRSCAFCQVDKGHSPMPLDAEEPAKVAEAVSLLGLKYVVLTSVARDDLPDQGAGWFVQTMTLIRECNPATQIEVLTPDFWGGRDAKLPVLTPDDLQQQRIATVVAAKPACYNHNIETVKRLQGAVRRGAKYERSLKVLELVKQLDATIPTKSGLMLGHGETVDEVVETLHDLRSVGCDRLTLGQYMRPSLDHLPVQKYWTPEEFDKLGAIACDMGFSHVRSGPLVRSSYHAAEH is encoded by the coding sequence ATGTCCGTTGAAACGAATTCCTTAGAAATTTCATCTTCCAAAGGCGATCGCGCTGAATTGGTGCATCTGCCAGAGTGGCTGCGCCGCCCTGTGGGAAAAGCCAGCGAACTTTCAACCGTGCAGCAGATTATCAAACAACGGCAGATCCACACCATTTGTGAAGAAGGACGCTGTCCCAATCGAGCAGAATGCTATGCCCAGGGAACAGCGACATTTCTGTTGATGGGACCTACCTGCACTCGCAGTTGTGCCTTTTGCCAGGTTGACAAGGGACATTCTCCGATGCCTTTGGATGCGGAGGAACCAGCTAAAGTAGCAGAAGCAGTAAGTCTGCTGGGTTTGAAATACGTGGTGCTAACCTCTGTTGCCCGGGATGATCTACCCGATCAGGGGGCGGGTTGGTTTGTGCAAACCATGACCCTGATTCGAGAGTGTAACCCTGCAACTCAAATTGAAGTTCTAACTCCCGATTTTTGGGGCGGACGGGATGCCAAACTGCCAGTACTTACGCCAGACGACTTGCAACAGCAACGAATTGCCACCGTCGTTGCTGCTAAACCTGCCTGCTATAACCATAATATTGAAACTGTAAAACGGCTTCAGGGGGCGGTACGGCGTGGGGCTAAGTATGAGCGATCGCTGAAAGTGTTGGAGCTAGTTAAACAATTGGATGCCACAATTCCCACCAAATCTGGCTTAATGTTAGGGCATGGTGAAACAGTCGATGAAGTTGTGGAAACACTGCACGATTTGCGGTCTGTGGGCTGCGATCGCCTTACATTGGGGCAATACATGCGCCCCTCTCTAGACCATCTCCCAGTGCAGAAATACTGGACTCCAGAGGAATTTGACAAGCTGGGCGCGATCGCTTGTGACATGGGCTTCTCCCATGTGCGTTCTGGTCCTCTCGTGCGTAGCTCGTATCATGCGGCAGAACATTAA
- a CDS encoding PsaX family protein (IMG reference gene:2510098536~PFAM: PsaX family) has translation MTTQADKKPNYTFRASWALLLLAINFLVAGYYHGFIK, from the coding sequence ATGACTACACAAGCAGACAAGAAGCCTAATTACACGTTCCGCGCCTCTTGGGCACTTCTGTTGTTAGCAATTAATTTTCTTGTCGCAGGCTATTACCACGGATTCATTAAATAA
- a CDS encoding hypothetical protein (IMG reference gene:2510098537), translated as MFQHHVSICFNIVNLRTRLKEVDFTSRLPSPRLFPAREVTGNLFLSLLWEKGVEDEGMKIVKNYLMNPW; from the coding sequence ATGTTTCAACATCATGTTTCAATATGTTTCAACATCGTAAACCTCAGAACTCGCCTAAAAGAGGTGGACTTTACCTCTAGACTGCCCTCACCCCGGTTGTTTCCTGCAAGGGAGGTAACTGGCAATTTGTTCCTCTCTTTGCTGTGGGAAAAAGGCGTAGAAGATGAGGGCATGAAAATTGTTAAGAATTATTTAATGAATCCGTGGTAA
- a CDS encoding branched-chain amino acid ABC-type transport system, permease component (IMG reference gene:2510098538~PFAM: Branched-chain amino acid transport system / permease component) codes for MDSQLVQLFLNGIAVGSIIALASVGLTLTYGILRLSNFAHGDFMTLGAYMTLLANSLGLNIWISMGVGTMITVAAFLLSEKLIWAPMRSRRATSATLIIISIGLALFIRNGIILFWGGSNQSYDLPVEGAFQVGALRIPKYDLLVFVLALVAIAALHNLLQNTKIGKAMRAVADDLDLARVAGIRVDQVILWTWIIAGGLTALSGGMLGLVEAVRPNMGWFLILPMFAAVILGGIGNPYGAIAGAFVIGIAQEVSTYFLRTEYKLAVALVIMMMVLLFRPQGLFKGTL; via the coding sequence ATGGATTCTCAACTTGTCCAACTTTTTCTAAATGGCATTGCAGTTGGCAGTATTATTGCGCTGGCATCGGTAGGTTTGACCCTGACGTATGGAATTTTGCGGCTGTCAAATTTCGCACATGGTGACTTTATGACCCTGGGCGCGTATATGACGTTGCTCGCCAACAGTCTCGGCTTGAATATTTGGATCTCGATGGGCGTTGGCACCATGATTACAGTTGCAGCCTTTCTCCTGAGCGAAAAGCTGATTTGGGCACCGATGCGATCGCGTCGCGCTACCTCTGCCACGCTAATTATCATTTCGATTGGGCTGGCATTGTTTATTCGTAATGGCATTATTTTGTTCTGGGGAGGGAGTAATCAAAGCTACGACTTGCCTGTTGAGGGTGCCTTCCAAGTTGGAGCCTTGCGAATTCCTAAATATGACTTACTTGTATTTGTGCTGGCATTAGTGGCGATTGCAGCACTCCATAACCTGTTGCAAAATACCAAGATCGGAAAAGCTATGCGTGCAGTTGCCGATGATCTTGATCTAGCCCGAGTTGCAGGCATCCGAGTTGATCAGGTAATTTTATGGACGTGGATTATTGCCGGAGGCTTAACAGCTCTGAGCGGTGGTATGTTGGGCTTAGTTGAAGCGGTGCGCCCAAACATGGGATGGTTCCTAATTTTACCGATGTTTGCAGCCGTGATTTTGGGTGGTATTGGCAATCCTTATGGAGCGATCGCGGGAGCCTTTGTGATTGGTATTGCTCAGGAAGTCAGCACTTATTTTTTGCGTACCGAATACAAACTGGCTGTTGCTTTGGTGATCATGATGATGGTGCTGCTATTTCGCCCTCAAGGATTATTCAAAGGGACGCTCTAA
- a CDS encoding GTP-binding protein YchF (IMG reference gene:2510098539~PFAM: GTPase of unknown function; Protein of unknown function (DUF933)~TIGRFAM: GTP-binding protein YchF) yields MLRAGIVGLPNVGKSTLFNALVANAKATAANFPFCTIEPNVGVVAVPDERLSVLAKISNSAEIIPARVEFVDIAGLVKGASQGEGLGNQFLANIREVDAIVHVVRCFENDDIIHVAGSVEPIRDIEVINLELALADLGQVEKRLDRAKKQARGNKELQLEVDALEKLLAVLNEGKPARQVNLTEEEEMAVKALGMLTRKPIIYAANVSEDDLATGNHWVEQVRELAAQENAQVVVVSAQVESELIELPAEERADFLESLGVSEGGLQSLIRATYELLGLRTYFTTGPKETRAWTIHAGMVAPQAAGVIHTDFERGFIRAETVAYNDLVAAGSMNAAKEKGLVRSEGKDYVVQEGDVMLFRFNV; encoded by the coding sequence ATGCTAAGAGCTGGGATCGTTGGATTGCCCAACGTAGGAAAATCAACTCTATTTAATGCGCTGGTTGCCAATGCCAAAGCGACTGCTGCCAACTTTCCCTTTTGTACCATTGAACCGAATGTGGGTGTGGTGGCAGTGCCCGATGAACGGTTGAGTGTTCTGGCTAAAATTTCCAATTCTGCCGAAATTATCCCTGCCCGTGTGGAGTTTGTGGATATTGCTGGGTTGGTAAAAGGTGCAAGCCAGGGTGAAGGGTTGGGCAACCAGTTTTTGGCAAATATTCGGGAAGTTGATGCGATCGTGCATGTGGTGCGTTGCTTTGAGAATGATGACATTATTCATGTGGCTGGCTCAGTTGAGCCTATCCGTGATATTGAAGTGATCAATTTGGAACTGGCACTGGCAGATCTGGGGCAGGTGGAAAAACGGCTTGATCGCGCCAAAAAGCAAGCTCGCGGTAATAAAGAACTTCAGCTTGAAGTAGATGCCCTGGAAAAGCTGTTAGCAGTCTTGAATGAAGGGAAGCCCGCTCGCCAGGTAAACCTCACTGAGGAAGAAGAAATGGCGGTGAAAGCCTTGGGTATGCTGACGCGCAAACCCATCATTTATGCGGCAAATGTTTCGGAAGATGACCTGGCAACGGGCAATCATTGGGTAGAGCAGGTGCGTGAACTGGCTGCCCAAGAAAATGCCCAGGTCGTGGTAGTTTCGGCTCAAGTGGAATCGGAGTTAATCGAGCTACCAGCAGAAGAACGGGCGGATTTTTTGGAATCGCTGGGAGTTTCTGAAGGTGGGTTGCAATCCCTGATCCGCGCTACTTATGAACTGCTGGGCTTACGGACTTATTTCACGACGGGACCCAAGGAAACCCGGGCTTGGACGATTCACGCTGGAATGGTTGCGCCACAAGCGGCAGGCGTGATTCATACCGATTTTGAACGGGGCTTCATTCGGGCAGAAACGGTTGCCTACAACGATTTAGTCGCTGCTGGCTCGATGAATGCGGCAAAAGAAAAAGGTTTGGTTCGCAGCGAAGGCAAGGATTACGTGGTGCAGGAAGGGGATGTGATGTTATTCCGCTTCAATGTGTAA
- a CDS encoding arginine/lysine/ornithine decarboxylase (IMG reference gene:2510098540~PFAM: Orn/Lys/Arg decarboxylase, C-terminal domain; Orn/Lys/Arg decarboxylase, major domain): MSKWNAIAQQATPLLTALQHYVTRSTAAFHTPGHQRGRGVDPALRVLLGDRVFLADLPELPELDNLFAPSGVIQQAQDLAAQVFGGEKTWFLTNGSTSGVVAAILATCNPGEKIILPRNVHQSAISGLILSGAIPVFVNPEYDADLDIPHSVPPAEIAQALAHHPDTKAVLIVSPTYYGVCGDIAAIAQIAHQHGIPLLVDEAHGAHFGFHPELPISALQAGADLAVQSTHKTLSALTQAAMLHVQGQRIERDRLTKALALVQSTSPNYLLLASLDAARHQLATQGKELMAKTLKLANEARSRIAQIPGLTVLSPHKAGTPGFFNLDLTRLTVTVSSLGITGFTADELLNQHLGVVAELPTLQHLTFIISLGNAEADIEQLVRGLEWLAGGSWEVRGEESKRDEEDGNDRENLQTSNFKLQNAPTPQFPFSSLLPLHPPTPPPLHPPHLPYPPSPIPLSSPREAFFAQTEVITAEQAIGCVSAELICPYPPGVPVLIPGEVITAEAIAYLRRVLIAGSIISGCADPTLETLSVVK, translated from the coding sequence ATGAGTAAATGGAATGCGATCGCGCAGCAAGCAACGCCTCTGTTAACAGCACTTCAACACTATGTAACTCGGTCAACGGCAGCGTTTCACACACCGGGACATCAGCGAGGACGAGGAGTTGATCCGGCATTGCGAGTGTTGTTGGGCGATCGCGTATTTTTGGCAGATTTGCCAGAATTGCCGGAACTGGATAATTTGTTTGCACCGAGTGGCGTGATTCAGCAGGCACAGGATTTAGCAGCTCAGGTGTTTGGTGGGGAGAAAACCTGGTTTCTCACCAATGGTTCCACCAGCGGCGTAGTAGCAGCAATCCTGGCAACCTGCAATCCGGGTGAAAAAATTATCCTGCCGCGCAATGTTCATCAGTCTGCGATTTCGGGACTGATTCTCTCTGGAGCGATCCCTGTTTTCGTCAATCCAGAGTACGATGCTGATCTGGATATTCCTCATAGTGTGCCACCAGCCGAGATCGCTCAGGCATTGGCGCACCATCCCGATACCAAAGCAGTGTTGATTGTGTCACCTACCTACTATGGTGTATGCGGGGACATTGCCGCGATCGCCCAAATTGCCCACCAACATGGCATTCCCCTACTCGTCGATGAAGCTCACGGTGCCCACTTTGGCTTCCATCCTGAGTTGCCCATTTCTGCCCTACAAGCGGGAGCCGATCTGGCGGTGCAATCTACCCACAAAACCCTCTCTGCCCTAACTCAGGCAGCCATGCTCCATGTACAGGGACAACGCATTGAGCGAGATCGCCTGACCAAAGCCCTGGCTCTGGTTCAATCGACTAGTCCCAACTATTTACTGCTAGCCTCCCTGGATGCAGCGCGTCACCAATTGGCAACCCAGGGCAAAGAGTTGATGGCAAAAACCTTAAAGCTAGCAAACGAGGCGCGATCGCGAATTGCTCAAATTCCTGGGTTAACGGTTCTTAGCCCACACAAAGCAGGCACACCTGGATTTTTCAACCTGGATCTGACTCGCCTGACCGTGACTGTATCAAGCTTGGGCATCACAGGTTTCACCGCCGACGAACTTTTGAATCAACACCTTGGAGTTGTTGCTGAACTACCCACTCTGCAACATTTAACCTTCATCATCAGCTTAGGCAACGCAGAAGCAGATATTGAGCAACTAGTGCGAGGACTGGAATGGTTAGCAGGGGGAAGTTGGGAGGTAAGAGGTGAGGAAAGTAAGAGAGACGAGGAGGATGGAAACGATAGGGAAAATCTCCAAACTTCAAACTTCAAACTTCAAAATGCTCCGACGCCTCAATTCCCATTCTCCAGTCTTCTCCCCCTTCACCCGCCCACTCCTCCACCTCTCCACCCTCCCCATCTTCCCTATCCACCATCCCCTATCCCTTTGTCTTCTCCCCGAGAGGCTTTTTTTGCTCAAACAGAAGTCATTACCGCTGAACAGGCTATTGGCTGCGTGAGTGCAGAACTAATCTGCCCCTATCCACCGGGTGTTCCAGTGCTGATTCCAGGAGAGGTGATTACAGCAGAGGCGATCGCATATTTGCGACGAGTGCTGATAGCAGGCAGTATTATCAGTGGATGCGCAGATCCAACTCTGGAGACCCTTAGTGTGGTGAAATAG
- a CDS encoding FHA domain-containing protein (IMG reference gene:2510098541~PFAM: FHA domain), translating to MSSDLKHLLIIEDDQGCLQEYVLGAPLHSIGRDPKCDIRLSSRFVSRRQATLVQITNDDGTYHYRIVDGVPKGRTSSNGMLVNGRKMLACDLHDQDEIMFGPQVRVTYRMGKYVDSNVFDDTLIPSGEHWVETISPH from the coding sequence ATGTCCTCAGATCTCAAACATTTGCTAATCATCGAAGATGACCAGGGTTGTCTTCAAGAGTATGTTCTTGGTGCTCCTCTCCATTCAATTGGTCGAGATCCCAAGTGCGATATCCGATTATCCTCGCGATTTGTCTCCCGTCGTCAAGCAACGCTTGTTCAAATTACTAATGATGACGGTACCTATCATTACCGAATTGTTGATGGGGTTCCCAAGGGGAGAACTAGCTCAAACGGTATGCTTGTGAACGGACGCAAAATGCTTGCCTGTGATTTGCACGATCAGGACGAAATTATGTTCGGTCCTCAGGTTCGGGTTACTTATCGGATGGGTAAGTATGTTGACAGTAACGTGTTTGATGACACTCTGATTCCCTCTGGTGAACATTGGGTAGAGACTATTTCACCACACTAA
- a CDS encoding precorrin-6Y C5,15-methyltransferase (decarboxylating), CbiT subunit (IMG reference gene:2510098542~TIGRFAM: precorrin-6Y C5,15-methyltransferase (decarboxylating), CbiT subunit; methyltransferase, FkbM family) has product MTLYQNFKLHRMASFQWRYVTPGIPDELFERLPGIPMSQREIRLLLLSYLRLEPSCTVWDIGAGTGTISVEAGLLCPQGQIVAIERDEEVASLIRRNCDRFGVTNVQVIEGSAPECLQQLSSRPQRVCIEGGRLIKAILIEVWKHLPLQGRVVATAANLENLYQLSEGFAELQVRNVEIVQLAVNRLEKRGISQVFAASDPIFVLGGEKLE; this is encoded by the coding sequence ATGACCTTATACCAGAATTTTAAGTTGCATCGAATGGCTTCTTTTCAATGGCGTTATGTTACTCCTGGCATTCCGGATGAATTATTTGAGCGACTGCCAGGTATCCCTATGAGTCAGCGAGAAATTCGCTTGCTGCTGTTGTCTTACTTACGATTGGAGCCAAGTTGCACAGTCTGGGATATTGGCGCTGGCACTGGCACAATCTCAGTGGAAGCTGGGTTACTGTGTCCGCAGGGGCAGATCGTAGCGATTGAACGAGATGAAGAGGTTGCCAGTTTGATTCGACGTAATTGCGATCGCTTTGGGGTAACCAATGTGCAAGTAATTGAAGGCAGTGCACCTGAGTGTCTGCAACAACTTTCCAGCCGCCCACAACGAGTTTGCATTGAAGGGGGACGTTTGATCAAAGCTATCTTGATCGAGGTGTGGAAGCACTTACCGTTGCAAGGGCGGGTCGTGGCAACTGCTGCCAACTTAGAAAACCTCTATCAACTATCGGAAGGGTTTGCTGAATTACAAGTGCGGAACGTAGAAATCGTACAGTTAGCAGTCAACCGATTAGAGAAACGCGGCATTAGCCAGGTTTTTGCTGCAAGTGATCCTATTTTTGTGCTTGGAGGGGAGAAGTTAGAGTAG
- a CDS encoding CDP-diglyceride synthetase (IMG reference gene:2510098543~PFAM: Cytidylyltransferase family), which translates to MPWTRILSGVVAIAVALGMTLLGGWYFTVGFGVIVCLGQLEYFQLARAKGIAPAAKTTLVVSQALLIISNVSPTLADAVFPVAGTFICFYLLFQPKFATIADISASIMGLFYGGYLPSYWVRLRSLGQIEASNLPLDGFWTQNWTNLNALPQGLTCTLLAFFCIWAADIGAYTFGKLFGRTRLSDISPKKTVEGAVFGVTASVAVAVTGSWYLSWSGWPLTGVALGLLIGIASLLGDLTESMMKRDAGVKDSGQLIPGHGGILDRADSYVFTAPLVYYFVTLLLPLLPR; encoded by the coding sequence ATGCCCTGGACTCGTATCTTAAGCGGGGTTGTGGCGATTGCAGTGGCTCTTGGTATGACGCTACTAGGAGGGTGGTACTTTACTGTTGGTTTTGGGGTGATTGTTTGTTTAGGACAGTTGGAGTATTTTCAACTGGCTCGTGCTAAGGGAATTGCACCTGCAGCCAAAACAACACTCGTCGTCAGCCAGGCGCTCTTGATCATTTCCAACGTATCTCCCACCCTGGCAGATGCTGTATTTCCGGTAGCAGGCACATTCATCTGTTTCTACCTGCTGTTCCAGCCCAAATTTGCCACAATCGCAGATATTTCAGCCTCGATTATGGGGTTGTTCTATGGAGGCTATTTGCCCAGCTATTGGGTGAGGTTGCGATCGCTAGGTCAAATCGAAGCCAGTAATTTGCCGTTGGACGGTTTTTGGACGCAAAACTGGACTAACTTGAATGCTCTACCCCAAGGATTAACCTGCACGCTTTTAGCCTTTTTTTGCATCTGGGCAGCCGATATTGGTGCTTATACATTTGGCAAGCTTTTTGGTCGTACTCGACTGTCAGACATTAGCCCCAAGAAAACTGTTGAAGGAGCCGTATTTGGGGTAACTGCCAGTGTCGCAGTTGCTGTAACGGGTTCATGGTATTTATCCTGGTCAGGTTGGCCACTCACAGGGGTTGCCCTTGGCTTATTGATTGGGATCGCCAGTTTGTTAGGTGACTTGACTGAATCGATGATGAAACGTGATGCAGGCGTTAAAGATTCTGGACAATTGATCCCCGGTCATGGTGGAATTCTTGATCGCGCTGATAGCTATGTATTTACGGCTCCTCTGGTCTACTATTTCGTCACCTTGCTGTTGCCCTTGCTACCCCGATAA